A window of the bacterium genome harbors these coding sequences:
- a CDS encoding DUF4321 domain-containing protein — translation MAPVAKRTREPWWILVVIIIAGAMLGSVFADAVGQFTYLAPIGHSVAFGVDPPVTLDLRVFTITLGLTVRLNVAIVVGIIVAIYLFRAL, via the coding sequence GTGGCACCGGTTGCCAAGCGGACGCGCGAACCGTGGTGGATCTTGGTCGTGATCATCATCGCGGGGGCCATGCTGGGCAGCGTGTTCGCCGACGCCGTCGGGCAGTTTACGTATCTGGCGCCGATCGGTCACTCGGTGGCGTTTGGCGTGGACCCTCCCGTCACGCTGGACCTCCGTGTCTTCACGATCACGCTCGGGCTGACGGTCCGATTGAACGTTGCGATCGTGGTTGGTATAATCGTCGCGATCTACTTGTTCCGCGCGCTATGA